Below is a window of Picosynechococcus sp. PCC 7002 DNA.
CCTCTACCCGTTCCTCGGCATTGGTTTGTACTGCGTCAAACTGCTCAATCACTTCACCGGGGAATTTTTCGAGGGCCTGGAGAGATAGGGAAATGCGATTATTACTTTCTTCGATGTCTGTGATCAGCACCCGCACCGTTTGGCCAATGCTAAAAAGGGCTTCGATTTGCTCAACGGGCTTGGCACTAATTTGACTGCGATGGAGGAGTCCGGTCATGCCATCGAGCTCGACGAAAACGCCGTAGGGTTTAATATTCACTACGGTGCCGCTGACTAAAGCCCCAATCGACAGGCGGCGCATCACTTCGGCCTGGGCGGCATAGCGTTGGGACAGCACTAATTTGCGACGTTCTTGGTCAAACTCCAAGAAGTTAACCGTTAGCAGTTGCCCCATGAGATCATCAATATTTTTATCGACCAGGTGGGAGTTGGGAATAAAGCCCCGCAGTCCTTGAATATCACCGGTGACGCCGCCCCGATTACTGCCTGTGACGCGCATTTGGACGGAGTTGCCTGCTTCGGCGGCTTGGGCGAGATCTTCCCAAACCCGTTGTTCGGCTAATTTGCGACGGGACAGGGTGACTTGGCCTTCGGCATTTTGGCCCCGGACAATCAAAAATTCAACATTTTCGCCCACGGGCAGAGCCGTATGGGCATCTGTTTCGCCTGCCAGGAGTGCGTCCCGGAGGGGAGAAAACCCAGGTGATTTTCCACCAATATCCACGAGGACGCCATCGGATAGATGTTCAAAGATTTTTCCTGTGACCACTTGTCCCTGTTCGAACTGGTAATCGTGTTCGGTGAGGGCATGCTCAAAGTCGTCCATGGAAAAGGCGATCGCGGGATTAGGCTCTGCAGTCATTGTTAATAAATGTCTGTATACGAAAAAAGATTAGAATAGGCTTAATCCTATCGTACTCCGGTTCTTTCGTAGCGTCAGGGTCGGAAGCTAGGCGGGATTAGGGGAGATTGGGCATGGTTCGTAAAAATTTTGGTCGGCCTGGAGCATGGCTGTAAATTTTTCGGCGGGCACCGGCGGACTAAACAAAAACCCCTGGATCTCGTCACAATGTTGCGTCTTGAGGAATTCTAATTCGGCCATGGTTTCGACCCCCTCAGCAACGGTGGTCAGTTCGAGTTGTTTCGCCATCATGATGATGTGTTTGACGATGGTGGAGTTGGTAATGTTGTGGGCGACGTTGCGGACAAAGCAGCGGTCTATTTTAAGGATATCGAAGGGGAAATTTTGGAGATAACTCAGGGAGGAGTAGCCTGTCCCAAAATCATCAATGGCAATGGGAAAACCGGAGTTTTTTAGGGCTTGCAGATGGGCGATCGCCAACTCCACATCCGAGATCAAAATACTTTCGGTCACTTCCAGTTCGATTTGAGCCGGATTAATCCCATACTGCTGGGTAATTTCGACCAGATTTTCCACCAGTTGAGCTTGATAAAATTGCCGTCCAGAAAGATTAACAGCGATCCTAAGATCGCTCATGCCCCTTTGCATCCATTGTTGAGCCTGGTGACAAGCAGCCCGAAACACCCATTCTCCAATGCTGGCGATCAAACCATTTTTTTCAGCAAGGGGAATAAACTTCGCCGGTGAGACCATACCTAAGGTGGGATGAAACCAGCGAATGAGCGCTTCTGCACCAACAATTTTGCCCGTCGTCGTACTAATTTTAGGTTGGTAATACAGGGTCAGTTGATTGTTTTGGATCGCGTCGTAGAGATCCGCATCAAGCAGTAGATTTTGGTGATTGGCATTAATTTGCGCTTCTTGGAAATGGAAATAATAGTTCGTGCTGCCCCGTTGCCGCGCCGTCTCCATCGCCTCTTTTGCTTGGTTGAGATACTTATCGAAGTTGTATTCCCGGTAGGGCATGGTAATCATCCCGATGTACCAATTGATCAAGATCTTTTGTCCATTGACCGTCAGGGGGCTGCCAAAGGCTTCTAGGATCTGCTCTGCCATTTGATTGAGTTCGGCCTCATGCACCGCACAATTGGGGGGATAAATCACCACAAAATCTGTGTAATTTAAACAGGCTAAATAGGCCTCCTCGGCCACCACCGTCACCAACTGGCGCACGATATGCTTGAGGACAGCATTACCAAATTGATAGCCAAATAATTCGTTGATTTTTTCAAAGCGATCAACGCTCAGATAGAAAATGGGAATCTGCCACGACTCATGGGGTTGGAGTTGCTGCTGAACGAACGGTTCCCACTGTTTTAGGAGGCGGTTGAGGTCATCCCGGAGGGCGAGTTGATTGGGAAGCTGGGTAATGGGATCGTGGGTAACGGCGTAGTTGATTTGTTGGCGATCGCCAGCCTGTTTCTTTTGCTGAAAATACCCCTGCCA
It encodes the following:
- a CDS encoding S1 RNA-binding domain-containing protein yields the protein MTAEPNPAIAFSMDDFEHALTEHDYQFEQGQVVTGKIFEHLSDGVLVDIGGKSPGFSPLRDALLAGETDAHTALPVGENVEFLIVRGQNAEGQVTLSRRKLAEQRVWEDLAQAAEAGNSVQMRVTGSNRGGVTGDIQGLRGFIPNSHLVDKNIDDLMGQLLTVNFLEFDQERRKLVLSQRYAAQAEVMRRLSIGALVSGTVVNIKPYGVFVELDGMTGLLHRSQISAKPVEQIEALFSIGQTVRVLITDIEESNNRISLSLQALEKFPGEVIEQFDAVQTNAEERVEAARKKLNLV
- a CDS encoding putative bifunctional diguanylate cyclase/phosphodiesterase is translated as MVASSLSPTILVIEDEDSIRELIVTLLIAEDYQVLEAENGQIGVGIAIENRPDLIICDIMMPGMDGYGVLEILQADPETETIPFIFLTAKGTKENIRQGMNLGADDYLTKPFTTYELLDAIKTRLRKHRSWQGYFQQKKQAGDRQQINYAVTHDPITQLPNQLALRDDLNRLLKQWEPFVQQQLQPHESWQIPIFYLSVDRFEKINELFGYQFGNAVLKHIVRQLVTVVAEEAYLACLNYTDFVVIYPPNCAVHEAELNQMAEQILEAFGSPLTVNGQKILINWYIGMITMPYREYNFDKYLNQAKEAMETARQRGSTNYYFHFQEAQINANHQNLLLDADLYDAIQNNQLTLYYQPKISTTTGKIVGAEALIRWFHPTLGMVSPAKFIPLAEKNGLIASIGEWVFRAACHQAQQWMQRGMSDLRIAVNLSGRQFYQAQLVENLVEITQQYGINPAQIELEVTESILISDVELAIAHLQALKNSGFPIAIDDFGTGYSSLSYLQNFPFDILKIDRCFVRNVAHNITNSTIVKHIIMMAKQLELTTVAEGVETMAELEFLKTQHCDEIQGFLFSPPVPAEKFTAMLQADQNFYEPCPISPNPA